A window of Verrucomicrobiota bacterium contains these coding sequences:
- a CDS encoding acyloxyacyl hydrolase, whose amino-acid sequence MKTIWLVVLLGVVSLQSSWAEDAGWGSAGVRAGFSATSRNDNFWQSEAFATHNLRWRWEWASGWFLQTRLDLSAGVLHGRGEEGFVGTLGPALVLGKGDFPLTFEGGSSPTILSRDEFGSENFGIPFQFTSHAGFDCRVYKQLSIGYRFQHMSNASISEHNPGLDLHMLSISYRF is encoded by the coding sequence ATGAAAACAATCTGGCTGGTGGTGTTGTTGGGCGTGGTCAGTTTACAGTCGAGTTGGGCCGAAGACGCCGGTTGGGGTTCAGCCGGGGTGCGGGCGGGCTTCTCGGCGACCAGTCGCAACGATAACTTCTGGCAAAGCGAGGCGTTCGCGACGCATAACCTGCGCTGGCGCTGGGAGTGGGCTTCCGGATGGTTTTTGCAAACACGGTTGGATTTGTCCGCAGGCGTCCTCCACGGACGCGGCGAGGAGGGTTTCGTCGGCACGTTGGGGCCGGCTTTGGTCTTGGGCAAGGGAGATTTTCCCCTGACATTTGAAGGGGGTTCGAGTCCGACGATCCTGAGCCGCGATGAATTCGGATCTGAAAATTTCGGCATCCCGTTTCAATTTACCAGTCACGCTGGTTTCGATTGTCGCGTTTACAAGCAGTTAAGCATCGGCTACCGCTTTCAGCACATGTCCAACGCGAGCATCAGCGAGCACAATCCAGGACTGGATCTGCACATGCTCTCGATCAGCTATCGATTCTGA
- a CDS encoding 1-acyl-sn-glycerol-3-phosphate acyltransferase, which produces MKRHPLRVLRRFFVFTVLILLCLLEFIFCIWLRGKASSARARADWLQRWSRRHLRNINAEIQRSGQPPARGLLVSNHLSYLDILVLAEAQPMVFLSKAEVRDWPLIGWLTRCAGTLYIQREQKSDVARVNAQFATVVEQGLVLAIFPEGTSTGGNTLLPFRSSVLAPAVEQQWAITPTWIGYSLEDGLVEEEICYWRDMTFGLHALNLLSKRRVTVHVAYAASIEAGPDRKELARQLHAQVCDLAERHGGKKLRGSPGTL; this is translated from the coding sequence ATGAAACGTCATCCGTTGCGAGTGCTGCGCCGGTTTTTTGTTTTCACCGTTCTCATTCTGCTGTGTCTGCTCGAGTTCATTTTCTGCATCTGGTTGAGAGGAAAGGCAAGTTCGGCCCGCGCGCGCGCCGATTGGCTGCAACGCTGGAGCCGCCGGCACCTGCGCAATATCAACGCGGAAATCCAACGCTCCGGCCAGCCCCCCGCGCGCGGTCTGCTGGTCAGCAATCATCTCAGCTACCTTGACATTTTGGTGCTGGCGGAGGCGCAGCCGATGGTGTTTCTGTCCAAGGCCGAGGTGCGCGACTGGCCGTTGATCGGCTGGCTGACGCGCTGCGCCGGCACGTTGTACATCCAGCGCGAACAGAAGTCGGACGTGGCGCGCGTCAATGCGCAGTTCGCGACGGTGGTGGAGCAGGGGTTGGTGCTGGCAATTTTTCCCGAAGGCACCAGCACCGGTGGCAACACGCTTTTGCCCTTTCGCTCGTCCGTGCTGGCGCCGGCGGTCGAACAACAGTGGGCGATCACGCCGACGTGGATCGGCTATTCGCTGGAGGACGGACTGGTGGAGGAGGAGATTTGTTACTGGCGCGACATGACTTTTGGTCTGCACGCTTTGAATCTGCTGTCCAAGCGGCGCGTCACGGTGCACGTGGCTTACGCGGCGTCGATCGAGGCGGGACCGGATCGCAAGGAACTGGCGCGGCAGCTCCATGCGCAAGTTTGCGATCTGGCGGAGCGGCACGGCGGCAAAAAATTGAGAGGTTCGCCGGGCACGCTTTGA
- a CDS encoding glycosyltransferase family 4 protein, which produces MYCGNCFRDNALVAALRKLGHHTLMLPLYLPMTLEEEDQSTGTPIFFSGINVYLEQKSSLFRHAPQWLHHLLASRSLLKLAAGSAAKTRAADVGEITLSMIRGEEGNQARELEELIGWLKTQEKPDVICLSNALLIGLVRRLKAELQAPVVCMLQGEDTFLDALPEAHRDLTWKTLAERAAEADLFVAPSRYFASRMGERLGIPADRVCVVHNGINLEGFEVRNAEREARHDGAPVLGYFARMCREKGLDTLIEAFIILKQRDRVKNLKLRIGGGCGPSDKPFVETLRDRLKSNGLLGDVEFHPNLDRAAKLEFYRSLSVFSVPALYGEAFGLYVIEALASGVPVVQPRHAAFPELLEASGGGVLCEPGDVNSLADAIEQLLLSPERVRQLGETGRRAVLEKFSAESMATGMADVFRDVTAKNTQPSTLNLQPH; this is translated from the coding sequence ATGTATTGCGGGAATTGTTTCCGCGACAACGCACTCGTCGCGGCACTCCGCAAGTTGGGACATCACACGCTGATGTTGCCGCTGTATCTGCCGATGACGCTGGAGGAGGAAGACCAGAGCACCGGCACGCCCATTTTTTTCAGCGGCATCAACGTTTACCTCGAACAAAAATCGTCGTTATTCCGCCATGCACCGCAGTGGTTGCATCATTTGCTGGCGTCGCGCTCATTGCTCAAGCTGGCCGCCGGCAGCGCCGCCAAAACGCGCGCCGCCGACGTCGGCGAAATCACGCTCTCGATGATTCGCGGCGAGGAAGGCAATCAAGCCCGCGAACTGGAAGAACTGATCGGCTGGTTGAAAACGCAGGAGAAACCGGACGTGATTTGTCTCTCGAACGCGCTTCTGATTGGCCTGGTTCGCCGCTTGAAGGCGGAACTCCAAGCGCCGGTGGTTTGCATGTTGCAGGGCGAAGACACATTCCTCGATGCGCTGCCGGAAGCGCATCGCGATCTCACTTGGAAAACCCTCGCGGAACGCGCGGCGGAAGCGGATTTGTTCGTCGCGCCGAGCCGATACTTTGCCAGTCGGATGGGTGAACGTCTCGGTATTCCTGCCGACCGAGTGTGCGTGGTTCACAACGGAATCAATCTTGAGGGCTTCGAAGTGCGGAACGCGGAACGCGAAGCGCGGCACGACGGCGCACCCGTGCTCGGTTACTTTGCGCGAATGTGCCGGGAAAAAGGACTCGATACGCTCATCGAGGCATTCATCATTTTGAAGCAGCGGGATCGCGTCAAGAATCTCAAGTTGCGCATTGGCGGCGGCTGCGGGCCGTCGGACAAACCTTTCGTTGAAACTTTGCGCGATCGATTGAAATCAAACGGGCTTCTGGGCGACGTGGAGTTTCATCCCAACCTCGATCGAGCGGCGAAACTTGAGTTCTATCGTTCACTTTCTGTTTTCTCCGTGCCGGCGCTTTACGGCGAAGCGTTTGGATTGTATGTCATTGAAGCGCTGGCGTCGGGAGTGCCGGTCGTGCAACCGCGTCACGCGGCGTTCCCGGAGTTACTCGAGGCGAGTGGGGGCGGTGTGCTGTGCGAACCTGGGGATGTGAATTCGTTGGCGGATGCCATTGAGCAATTGCTTTTGTCGCCCGAAAGAGTCCGCCAGCTCGGCGAAACCGGCCGGCGTGCGGTGCTGGAAAAATTCAGCGCCGAAAGCATGGCCACAGGAATGGCGGACGTCTTCCGTGACGTGACCGCGAAAAATACTCAACCTTCAACGCTCAACCTGCAACCACACTGA
- a CDS encoding tetratricopeptide repeat protein, whose product MRFASSIVVLAAIVMVTFHYWQRLAEEVGSPHRRWLIAWTVKGVGVPLFVWIIFNSGIVPGVPSLMTEIELARARGGFWLPAFLRVMAPTVLVIGTYWAAVSFGWMVADIASNVTGENRGEFIGLISLGSFVLVPVAALVLYSNGWAAAGLAVLIWLFPLAHFTVPLVVTKKLPPMYSRAIAKMKFGKYKEAEMEVIKELEECEDDFEGWMMIAGLYATHFHDMTTAGQVIQELCEQPNLTGSQVSVALHRLADWQLKVGGDPTAARRALEEIHRRFPGSHVDKMARLRINQLPASRDELRERQQGKPIHLPALVDISDEAGGRHSTEISKEEAAARANQYVEKLKQNPDNVPAREELARIWAEQLGRVDLAVEQLELLSAMPDQPARKLAEWLSLMAAWQIRYRPGSDTGRKLLERVIREFPQSPQAFAAQRRLNLMDVEQKFRKTRTAAINPADATDVAPRSA is encoded by the coding sequence ATGCGCTTTGCGTCATCCATAGTCGTTCTCGCGGCCATTGTCATGGTGACATTCCATTACTGGCAGCGACTCGCTGAAGAGGTGGGTTCGCCCCATCGTCGCTGGCTCATCGCCTGGACGGTCAAAGGGGTCGGGGTGCCGCTTTTTGTGTGGATCATTTTCAACTCCGGGATCGTGCCGGGAGTGCCGTCCTTGATGACCGAGATTGAGCTGGCCCGCGCTCGTGGCGGCTTTTGGCTTCCGGCTTTTCTGCGCGTCATGGCGCCGACGGTGTTGGTGATCGGCACTTACTGGGCCGCGGTCAGTTTCGGTTGGATGGTCGCCGACATCGCCTCCAATGTCACTGGGGAGAATCGCGGAGAATTCATCGGGCTGATCAGTCTGGGCAGCTTCGTGCTCGTTCCCGTCGCCGCGCTGGTCTTGTATTCTAACGGGTGGGCCGCAGCCGGGTTGGCGGTACTCATCTGGCTTTTTCCACTTGCTCATTTCACCGTGCCGCTGGTGGTGACGAAGAAGCTTCCACCGATGTATTCCCGCGCCATCGCCAAGATGAAGTTCGGCAAATATAAAGAGGCCGAAATGGAGGTCATCAAGGAACTAGAAGAATGTGAGGACGATTTCGAAGGCTGGATGATGATCGCCGGGCTTTATGCGACGCACTTCCACGACATGACGACGGCAGGTCAGGTGATTCAGGAACTTTGTGAGCAGCCCAATCTCACTGGATCGCAGGTCTCGGTCGCGTTGCATCGGCTGGCCGACTGGCAACTCAAAGTGGGCGGTGATCCGACCGCGGCGCGCCGCGCGCTCGAAGAGATTCACCGAAGGTTTCCCGGCAGTCACGTTGATAAGATGGCCCGGCTGCGCATCAACCAGCTCCCGGCCAGTCGCGATGAATTGCGTGAGCGACAGCAAGGCAAACCGATTCACCTGCCGGCGCTGGTGGACATCTCCGACGAAGCGGGCGGGCGCCATTCAACGGAGATCAGCAAAGAGGAAGCAGCCGCGCGGGCCAATCAATATGTTGAAAAGCTCAAACAAAACCCGGACAACGTGCCGGCGCGGGAGGAGCTGGCCAGAATTTGGGCGGAACAACTTGGCCGTGTCGATCTGGCGGTTGAACAACTGGAATTATTGTCAGCCATGCCGGATCAACCGGCTCGAAAACTGGCGGAATGGCTGAGCCTGATGGCGGCCTGGCAAATCAGGTATCGTCCCGGTTCGGACACCGGCAGGAAACTTCTTGAACGAGTGATTCGTGAATTTCCGCAGTCGCCGCAAGCGTTCGCGGCTCAGCGACGCCTCAACTTGATGGACGTTGAACAGAAGTTTCGAAAAACAAGAACTGCGGCAATCAACCCGGCAGATGCTACCGACGTCGCGCCTCGGTCAGCGTGA
- a CDS encoding acyl-CoA thioesterase, whose translation MAYEFKVTRRIEFSDTDMVGIVHYSNFFRYMESAEHAFFRSLGFSVLLNEFELPLGLPRVHAECDYKHPLRFEDEVEIHLLVSEKKSRSLSYVFRFRKLNTSPVLEVARGRLTVVCVLRHSDGKMAATAIPKSLADKIEVAPPELLS comes from the coding sequence ATGGCCTACGAATTCAAAGTCACACGGCGGATCGAATTTTCCGACACCGACATGGTGGGCATCGTGCATTACTCGAATTTCTTCCGCTACATGGAGTCGGCGGAGCACGCCTTTTTCCGCTCGCTCGGTTTCTCCGTCTTGCTGAATGAGTTTGAACTGCCGCTTGGTTTGCCGCGCGTCCATGCCGAGTGCGATTACAAGCATCCGCTACGGTTCGAGGACGAAGTCGAAATCCATCTGCTGGTCAGCGAAAAGAAGTCACGCTCGTTGAGTTACGTGTTTCGCTTTCGCAAGTTGAACACGTCACCGGTGTTGGAAGTGGCGCGCGGCAGATTGACTGTCGTGTGCGTCCTGCGCCATTCCGACGGCAAGATGGCTGCCACGGCGATTCCCAAATCTCTGGCGGACAAGATTGAGGTGGCACCGCCGGAGTTGTTGTCATAA
- a CDS encoding AMP-binding protein has translation MAGAAHPSRAEIAAGQLAQLRSLVAELFPANPFYTRKLQAAGVAFDIASLEDFSKRFPFTTKQELVGDQRHHPPYGTNLTYPLADYTRCHQTSGTSGVPLRWLDTPESWDWMVESWMKIFDAAGVERGDRIFFAFSFGPFIGFWLAFEAAARIGCLCLPGGGLSSESRLRAMIDNQATVLCCTPTYAMRLAEVAAKENIDLTLAKVETIIVAGEPGGSILATRNRLTELWHGARIFDHHGMTEVGPVTYECPQRPGVLHVLESAYFAEVIDPASGRHVSAGQNGELVLTTLGRTGSPLLRYRTGDLVKCGARNAEHGTLCACGRIELALEGGILGRTDDMVVVRGVNVYPTAVEEIVQASGEVAEYQVHINTAHSLVELSVQMEPVANCRDVAALARKLEKGFDKAFALRVPVTAVSPGTLPRFEMKSKRWVRSST, from the coding sequence ATGGCCGGTGCCGCTCACCCTTCTCGCGCGGAGATTGCCGCTGGTCAACTGGCGCAACTCCGTTCGCTCGTCGCCGAATTGTTTCCCGCCAATCCATTTTACACGCGAAAGCTTCAAGCGGCCGGCGTCGCCTTCGACATCGCTTCGCTCGAAGATTTTTCAAAACGTTTTCCTTTTACGACGAAACAAGAATTGGTGGGCGACCAACGCCATCACCCGCCGTACGGAACGAACCTGACGTATCCGCTGGCGGACTACACACGTTGTCACCAAACCAGCGGCACGAGCGGCGTTCCTTTGCGCTGGCTGGACACACCGGAAAGCTGGGACTGGATGGTCGAGAGTTGGATGAAAATTTTCGACGCGGCGGGCGTTGAGCGCGGCGATCGGATTTTTTTCGCGTTCTCGTTTGGCCCATTCATCGGCTTCTGGCTGGCGTTCGAGGCGGCGGCGCGGATCGGATGTCTTTGTCTGCCGGGCGGCGGCTTGAGCAGTGAATCCAGGTTGCGCGCGATGATTGACAATCAAGCAACCGTGCTGTGCTGCACGCCCACCTATGCGATGCGTCTGGCGGAAGTTGCCGCCAAAGAGAACATCGACCTCACACTGGCGAAAGTGGAAACGATTATCGTCGCCGGTGAACCGGGCGGCAGTATTCTGGCCACGCGCAATCGGCTGACGGAGCTTTGGCACGGGGCGCGCATCTTTGATCATCACGGAATGACGGAAGTCGGCCCGGTGACTTACGAATGTCCGCAACGACCGGGGGTGCTGCACGTCCTCGAATCGGCCTACTTCGCCGAAGTGATTGATCCAGCCAGCGGGCGTCACGTTTCCGCCGGTCAGAACGGCGAACTCGTTTTGACGACGCTCGGGCGCACGGGTTCGCCGTTGCTGCGCTACCGCACGGGCGATCTCGTGAAGTGCGGCGCGCGGAATGCGGAGCACGGAACGCTCTGCGCTTGCGGCCGGATTGAGCTGGCCCTTGAAGGCGGTATTCTCGGTCGCACGGATGACATGGTGGTGGTGCGCGGGGTCAACGTTTATCCCACCGCCGTGGAAGAGATCGTCCAGGCCAGTGGTGAAGTGGCCGAGTATCAGGTGCACATCAACACCGCCCACTCATTGGTGGAACTCAGTGTCCAGATGGAGCCGGTGGCGAACTGCCGGGACGTTGCGGCTCTGGCGCGGAAATTGGAGAAAGGTTTTGACAAGGCGTTCGCTCTGCGTGTACCTGTGACGGCTGTTTCGCCCGGAACGTTGCCGCGGTTTGAAATGAAATCGAAGCGCTGGGTGAGAAGTTCAACGTGA
- a CDS encoding porin family protein codes for MMADIGPAFLEDIPVKRSGVPLGDVKVKSRFRADMDFGYRLTPYFSSEFELGCVIAKLEDVGQHDFIQFPIMVNLKLAWPNSSRFKPYAGIGLGGIETYAETTAGPKQSDSEFGFGYQIIGGIEYGLNKHLALGFGYRYLVGSDLHPGNGLFLLKSPRTHSFALSLSYAF; via the coding sequence ATGATGGCTGATATTGGCCCTGCGTTTCTTGAAGATATCCCCGTGAAAAGGTCGGGCGTGCCTTTAGGTGACGTTAAAGTCAAATCCAGATTCCGCGCCGACATGGACTTTGGATATCGTCTGACGCCATATTTTTCGTCAGAGTTTGAACTCGGTTGCGTTATCGCGAAGCTTGAGGATGTTGGCCAACATGACTTCATCCAATTCCCCATCATGGTCAACCTTAAGCTGGCGTGGCCTAACTCTTCGCGTTTCAAGCCGTATGCTGGAATTGGTCTAGGCGGAATTGAAACTTACGCGGAGACAACAGCCGGCCCGAAACAGTCTGATAGTGAGTTTGGATTCGGATACCAGATCATAGGCGGCATTGAGTACGGCTTGAACAAACATCTCGCTCTCGGATTCGGTTACCGATACTTGGTGGGATCTGATTTGCATCCTGGCAATGGACTCTTTCTGCTGAAGTCGCCGCGTACCCATAGCTTTGCACTGTCGCTTAGCTACGCGTTTTAA
- a CDS encoding tryptophan 7-halogenase yields MSEQKNCDIIIIGGGPAGCSAATILAEKGRRVLVLERETFPRYHIGESMLPFTFQPLQRLGLIDKMRQSAFVKKYSVQFVSPSGKASQPFYFFDRYDRDTIAQTWQVLRSEFDLMLMNHARDKGALIKEEVTVKELIKQGGRVVGVRAEDKIGRSTEYRAPMTLDCSGREAFAAVRNAWRVGDPELHKVAVWTYYNGAKRDPGIDAGATTVAFVPEKGWFWYIPLHNDLVSVGVVAEGKYLSRGRVKDPEQIFKREIEQNLWIKDHLATGTQIGPYYLTSEFSYHARYCGTEGLLLAGDAYCFLDPVFSSGLMPALKSGVMAGDALNEAFDAGDFSPARFGEYATTLRQGIENMRKLVYAFYNPNFSFRLLTDKHPELAGDVTDCLSGDVNKDFSRLWEGIREFAEVPEALPYGKPLVKEALEHQPA; encoded by the coding sequence ATGAGTGAGCAAAAGAATTGCGATATCATCATCATCGGCGGCGGGCCGGCCGGTTGCAGCGCGGCGACCATCCTGGCGGAGAAGGGACGGCGCGTGCTGGTGTTGGAACGCGAAACATTTCCGCGTTATCACATCGGCGAGTCGATGTTGCCGTTCACGTTTCAACCGCTGCAACGACTCGGCTTGATCGACAAGATGCGCCAGTCGGCGTTCGTCAAGAAGTACAGCGTCCAGTTCGTTTCGCCGTCGGGCAAGGCCAGTCAGCCGTTTTACTTTTTTGACCGCTACGACCGCGACACCATCGCCCAAACCTGGCAGGTCTTGCGCTCGGAGTTCGACTTGATGTTGATGAATCACGCGCGCGACAAAGGAGCGCTGATCAAAGAAGAAGTCACGGTAAAGGAATTGATCAAGCAAGGCGGGCGCGTGGTCGGTGTTCGCGCTGAGGACAAGATCGGCCGGAGCACCGAATATCGCGCGCCGATGACGCTGGATTGCTCCGGTCGCGAAGCATTTGCGGCGGTGCGGAACGCGTGGCGTGTCGGCGACCCGGAACTGCACAAGGTCGCGGTTTGGACTTATTACAACGGCGCCAAGCGCGACCCGGGCATCGACGCGGGCGCCACCACGGTTGCGTTCGTTCCGGAAAAAGGTTGGTTCTGGTACATTCCGTTGCACAACGACCTCGTCAGCGTTGGCGTGGTGGCGGAGGGAAAATATCTTTCGCGGGGTCGCGTGAAAGATCCGGAGCAGATTTTCAAACGCGAAATCGAACAGAACCTTTGGATCAAAGATCACCTCGCCACTGGCACACAAATCGGGCCTTACTATCTCACGAGCGAGTTCTCGTATCACGCGCGTTACTGCGGCACGGAAGGACTGCTGCTGGCCGGCGACGCCTATTGCTTTCTCGATCCCGTATTTTCATCCGGTCTGATGCCGGCGCTCAAAAGCGGCGTCATGGCTGGCGACGCCCTGAATGAGGCTTTCGACGCAGGTGATTTTTCGCCGGCGCGCTTCGGGGAATATGCCACGACATTGCGACAGGGAATTGAAAACATGCGCAAACTGGTTTACGCGTTTTACAATCCGAACTTCAGTTTCCGCCTGTTGACCGACAAACATCCTGAGCTTGCGGGCGACGTGACCGATTGTCTGTCCGGCGACGTGAACAAGGATTTCTCGCGTCTCTGGGAAGGGATAAGAGAATTCGCCGAAGTGCCGGAGGCGTTGCCCTACGGCAAACCCCTGGTGAAGGAAGCGCTGGAACATCAGCCAGCTTGA
- a CDS encoding MFS transporter → MQTKSLSPFWLLFILTGLNLLNYLDRSVLSAVRTPLATDFGLTYGESGRAFTAFMIGYFVTSPFFGYLGDRLPRKWLIAVGIFVWSLGTVLTGFAGGFTTLLCFRVLVGFGEASYATISPSLISDTFGPLKRNNALTIFYVAIPVGSALGYIVGGEIQALAGWRQAFIWAGLPGLILALILLPFREPRRGQADLKAGETLSKPTFRDFLKLFRNLNYMLVIWGYVAYTFAIGAFAFWGPTFLEKIHHLSNANANRFFGSVLVATGLVGTLLGGFAATAWQKRNPAGYGWLLTSSVWLAVPLAVGAFWAANTTLAMSFLAAAMFALFLSTGPVNTLIIETVPVNLRASAMALSIFMIHLFGDVWSPEIVGWLADYSSLQRAVLILPAALVVSGALWLTLAAKTAREHRKKLQV, encoded by the coding sequence ATGCAGACTAAAAGCCTCTCTCCATTCTGGCTGCTGTTCATCCTGACCGGGCTGAATCTGCTGAACTATCTGGATCGCTCGGTGCTCAGCGCGGTGCGGACGCCCCTGGCCACGGATTTCGGTCTGACCTACGGCGAATCGGGACGCGCGTTCACGGCGTTCATGATCGGTTACTTTGTCACGTCGCCGTTCTTCGGTTACTTGGGCGACCGGCTGCCGAGGAAGTGGCTGATTGCGGTCGGGATTTTTGTCTGGAGTCTCGGCACGGTATTGACCGGATTTGCCGGCGGGTTCACGACGCTGTTGTGTTTCCGCGTCCTTGTGGGTTTCGGTGAAGCGAGTTATGCGACGATCAGCCCCAGTCTCATTTCGGACACTTTCGGCCCGCTCAAACGCAATAACGCGCTGACGATTTTTTACGTGGCGATTCCGGTCGGCTCGGCGCTGGGTTATATCGTCGGCGGTGAAATCCAGGCACTCGCCGGTTGGCGCCAGGCATTTATCTGGGCCGGATTGCCAGGGCTGATCCTCGCCTTGATTCTGCTTCCCTTCCGCGAACCCCGGCGCGGTCAGGCGGATTTGAAAGCGGGCGAAACGCTGTCCAAACCGACTTTCCGCGATTTTCTCAAACTGTTTCGCAACCTGAATTACATGCTGGTGATTTGGGGTTACGTGGCGTACACGTTTGCCATTGGCGCATTCGCTTTCTGGGGACCGACCTTTCTCGAAAAAATCCATCATCTCTCCAACGCCAATGCTAATCGTTTCTTCGGGTCAGTGCTCGTGGCTACGGGACTGGTGGGCACCTTGCTCGGCGGGTTCGCGGCCACTGCCTGGCAGAAACGAAATCCCGCGGGTTACGGTTGGTTGCTGACCAGTTCGGTGTGGCTGGCGGTACCGCTGGCAGTCGGCGCGTTCTGGGCGGCGAACACGACGCTGGCGATGAGCTTTCTCGCCGCCGCCATGTTCGCCTTGTTCTTGTCCACCGGGCCGGTCAACACGTTGATCATTGAAACCGTGCCGGTGAATTTGCGCGCCAGCGCCATGGCGCTCTCAATTTTCATGATCCATTTGTTCGGCGATGTCTGGTCGCCGGAAATTGTCGGCTGGCTGGCAGATTATTCGAGTCTGCAACGAGCGGTGTTGATCCTGCCGGCGGCCCTGGTGGTGAGCGGCGCGCTCTGGTTGACGTTGGCGGCGAAAACTGCGCGCGAACATCGAAAGAAACTTCAAGTGTAA